A window of the Lactobacillus gasseri ATCC 33323 = JCM 1131 genome harbors these coding sequences:
- a CDS encoding DEAD/DEAH box helicase, translating to METKSDSPIIIKNDAGLFQLLDDDHHTLKTKTAQRGLAIFAPYFEDAKQRTFKQDLTYVQLLELVKKLNRRLKRKGLPEVQTSNKFDQFVQQRQYYIKEQSQAGLTIKDGDPRWQQEFDNFKTIVSQEITRPLKPEQEKASFFMTIMKRAANFSVPGAGKTAMMYGTFAYLSSPRVNEVDKLLVVSPLNAFAAWRTEFEAVFGPKRQLHYLNMRDKKYNNNPGVVKHDWVQADVITINYESLQSKLNIINDLLDSKTMLVFDEVHRVKGVGGQRAKAALSLSQAPHYRYVLTGTPIPNGFRDIYNFLHLMYPDEYSSFFAWDLTTLNNIDSEDVNKKLSSFFWRTNKEDLHVPKPDPDIIKEVEPSKNQQMLSQAIYETENGTLATFIRLLQASTNPELLATNINYKELGLVDADSGVWDKQASTVEKENASSGDAYKKYNLAKIESPKFELGIDLIDKLVSQGKKVLVWGMFVGTMQKITDTLNGMGIKTTLVYGATPKQDREGMINNFRTGDAQVLVSNPNTLGESISLHQTVHDAVYFEYNFNLTFMLQSRDRINRLGLSADQYTRYYYLMTKGDVAHTGFIDSTVYKKLKDKEKVMLDAIDGQLLVPEYTDDYLQEVKDIVMGRYK from the coding sequence ATGGAGACGAAATCAGATAGTCCAATTATCATTAAAAATGATGCGGGCCTGTTTCAATTATTAGATGACGATCACCATACTCTGAAAACTAAGACTGCTCAGCGCGGCTTAGCAATTTTTGCTCCTTACTTCGAAGATGCTAAACAACGAACATTTAAACAAGATTTGACTTATGTTCAGTTACTTGAATTAGTCAAGAAGCTTAATCGTCGTCTGAAGCGTAAGGGATTACCCGAAGTCCAAACGAGTAATAAGTTTGATCAGTTTGTACAGCAACGACAGTATTACATTAAAGAACAAAGTCAGGCTGGGTTAACTATCAAAGATGGTGATCCTCGTTGGCAGCAAGAATTTGATAATTTCAAAACGATTGTTAGTCAAGAGATTACGCGGCCATTAAAGCCAGAGCAAGAAAAAGCTAGTTTCTTTATGACTATCATGAAACGAGCCGCTAACTTTTCAGTTCCTGGTGCTGGGAAGACTGCCATGATGTATGGAACTTTTGCCTACTTGTCTAGTCCTAGAGTGAATGAAGTTGATAAGCTCCTTGTAGTGTCACCATTAAATGCATTCGCTGCCTGGCGGACAGAATTTGAAGCTGTGTTTGGACCAAAACGGCAGCTTCATTATCTTAATATGCGGGATAAGAAGTACAATAATAATCCTGGAGTAGTTAAGCATGATTGGGTTCAAGCAGATGTGATTACGATTAACTATGAATCTTTACAAAGTAAGCTGAACATCATCAATGACTTACTGGATTCTAAAACTATGTTAGTTTTTGACGAAGTTCACCGAGTAAAAGGTGTCGGTGGTCAGCGTGCTAAGGCTGCTCTAAGTCTTAGTCAGGCACCGCATTATCGGTACGTTTTAACTGGAACACCAATTCCAAATGGCTTTAGAGACATCTACAACTTTTTGCATTTGATGTACCCTGATGAATACTCATCCTTCTTTGCTTGGGACCTAACAACCTTAAACAATATTGATTCAGAAGATGTGAACAAAAAACTGTCATCATTTTTCTGGCGGACCAATAAAGAAGATTTACATGTACCAAAACCCGACCCCGACATTATTAAAGAAGTTGAACCATCAAAGAATCAGCAGATGTTGTCACAGGCTATTTATGAAACTGAAAATGGTACTTTGGCTACTTTTATTAGATTGCTGCAAGCTTCAACTAATCCAGAATTACTAGCAACCAACATTAACTATAAAGAGTTAGGTCTTGTAGATGCGGATTCTGGTGTTTGGGATAAGCAAGCCTCAACTGTGGAAAAAGAAAATGCCAGCAGTGGGGATGCTTATAAGAAATATAATCTGGCCAAAATTGAGTCACCCAAGTTTGAACTGGGCATTGATCTGATCGACAAACTAGTTAGCCAGGGTAAAAAAGTTCTTGTTTGGGGGATGTTTGTCGGTACCATGCAAAAGATTACCGATACTCTCAACGGTATGGGAATCAAGACTACATTGGTTTATGGTGCTACTCCAAAACAAGATCGTGAAGGAATGATTAATAATTTCCGTACTGGTGATGCGCAAGTACTGGTATCGAATCCTAATACGTTAGGTGAATCTATTTCTTTGCATCAAACTGTGCACGATGCTGTCTACTTTGAATATAACTTCAACCTGACATTTATGTTGCAGTCGCGGGATCGGATCAATCGATTGGGACTATCAGCTGATCAATACACTCGTTACTATTATTTGATGACCAAAGGTGATGTTGCCCACACTGGCTTTATTGACAGTACAGTGTATAAGAAGCTGAAGGATAAAGAAAAGGTCATGCTCGATGCCATTGATGGTCAATTGCTTGTTCCGGAATATACCGATGATTATCTGCAAGAAGTTAAGGATATTGTCATGGGGAGGTATAAATAA